From the Natronococcus sp. AD-5 genome, one window contains:
- a CDS encoding tripartite tricarboxylate transporter permease: MALDAFLEGLSIATSGQMLVWLTLGLLLGIILGALPGIGSPVGMAIVLPLTLPLDATAAIILLVAIYSGAMFGGSISAILINAPGTESAAATTLDGYPMSKNGLAKNALAIATTASALNGFLAAIALIVLSPLLIEVVLAFGSPEYFLLAILGISLITIVTQGSIVKGLVAGALGFMISTIGTAILSPRPRYTFGQFGLYEGIDFVAALIGMFAFAEMMKLAARKQISEDDVEIAGNVRDGILAVFKYPVTTLKSGLIGMGIGMVPGSGATTSTFVAYAEEARSSTKDGKFGEGDPRGVIAPEAANNPTVSGSLIPTLSFGIPGSGSTAVLLGGILMHGLQPGPVLFGEQLQITYALFISLFLGNILILVVGLTLIPYASRITELDTNVIIPMVVVLSFAGAFTLNQNWWDVGAVIALGLLGFYMVRNNYSIIAFVLGIVLGPIAEENFFRSLQISGGEYRIFIHPIEQPLSFLLSLAILLILFGPFLKGRFEQAVTSG, from the coding sequence ATGGCGCTCGACGCCTTTCTCGAGGGGCTGTCGATAGCGACAAGCGGCCAGATGCTCGTCTGGCTGACGCTCGGCTTACTGCTCGGCATCATCCTCGGCGCGCTACCAGGGATCGGTTCGCCGGTCGGGATGGCGATCGTCTTGCCGCTCACCCTCCCCCTCGACGCGACGGCCGCGATCATCTTGCTGGTGGCGATTTACAGCGGTGCGATGTTCGGCGGATCGATCTCGGCCATCCTCATCAACGCCCCCGGAACGGAGTCGGCCGCGGCGACGACGCTCGACGGCTATCCGATGTCGAAGAACGGATTGGCGAAGAACGCGCTGGCGATCGCGACGACCGCGTCGGCGCTGAACGGCTTTCTCGCGGCGATCGCGCTGATCGTCCTGTCGCCGCTACTCATCGAGGTCGTCCTCGCGTTCGGCTCGCCCGAGTACTTCCTCCTCGCCATTCTCGGAATCTCGCTCATCACGATCGTCACGCAGGGATCGATCGTCAAAGGGCTCGTGGCCGGCGCACTCGGATTCATGATCTCGACGATCGGTACCGCCATTCTCAGTCCGCGTCCGCGCTACACGTTCGGCCAGTTCGGCCTCTACGAGGGGATCGACTTCGTGGCGGCGCTGATCGGCATGTTCGCGTTCGCCGAGATGATGAAACTCGCCGCGAGAAAGCAGATCTCGGAAGACGACGTCGAGATCGCGGGGAACGTCCGCGACGGTATATTGGCGGTGTTCAAGTACCCGGTTACGACGCTGAAGTCAGGTCTCATCGGGATGGGAATCGGTATGGTTCCCGGTTCCGGAGCGACGACGTCGACGTTCGTCGCCTACGCCGAGGAGGCGAGATCGTCGACCAAGGACGGGAAGTTCGGCGAGGGAGATCCGCGCGGTGTCATCGCGCCGGAGGCCGCGAACAATCCGACCGTCAGCGGATCGCTCATCCCGACGCTGTCGTTCGGCATTCCGGGAAGCGGATCGACCGCGGTTCTGCTCGGCGGCATCCTCATGCACGGTCTCCAGCCGGGTCCCGTTCTGTTCGGCGAGCAACTCCAGATCACGTACGCGCTGTTCATCTCGCTGTTCCTCGGGAACATTCTGATCCTCGTCGTCGGACTGACCCTCATCCCGTACGCGAGTCGAATCACCGAGCTCGACACGAACGTGATCATCCCGATGGTCGTCGTCCTCTCGTTCGCGGGAGCCTTCACGCTGAACCAGAACTGGTGGGACGTCGGCGCCGTCATCGCCCTCGGTCTCCTCGGGTTCTACATGGTCCGGAACAACTACTCGATCATCGCGTTCGTGCTCGGTATCGTTCTCGGACCGATCGCGGAGGAGAACTTCTTCCGGTCGCTGCAGATCTCCGGCGGCGA
- a CDS encoding tripartite tricarboxylate transporter TctB family protein, which produces MLLTFLVVSAVFIIEPAVENYPDDARVFPQLTASVVFIGSLLLLSQNYLPDPLHKFVAKSVSITSSDEDTIAADESDQEDEATADEEYKKDTIGAEYGYEVNETVFMVSTAILYFIVGWSAGFLFATPLYILAYTLWFRVNPALSVGLAVLGTVVIYLFMTYLVLPFDQGHIFDFSPLLPLFLDASTTFPGGGA; this is translated from the coding sequence ATGTTGCTCACATTCCTCGTCGTGAGCGCGGTGTTCATCATCGAACCCGCCGTCGAAAATTACCCGGACGATGCGAGAGTATTCCCGCAACTGACTGCGTCGGTCGTCTTTATCGGATCGCTGCTCCTGCTGTCGCAAAACTACCTTCCGGACCCGCTCCACAAGTTCGTCGCCAAAAGTGTCAGTATTACCAGTTCCGACGAGGACACGATTGCGGCCGACGAGAGCGACCAGGAGGACGAGGCGACCGCCGACGAGGAGTACAAAAAGGACACGATCGGTGCAGAGTACGGCTACGAGGTGAACGAGACGGTGTTCATGGTGTCGACGGCGATTTTGTACTTCATCGTGGGGTGGAGTGCCGGGTTTCTCTTCGCCACGCCGTTGTACATTCTCGCGTACACCCTCTGGTTCCGAGTCAATCCCGCCCTCAGCGTCGGACTCGCCGTCCTGGGTACGGTCGTGATTTACCTGTTTATGACGTACCTCGTCCTTCCGTTCGATCAGGGTCACATCTTCGACTTCAGCCCGCTCCTACCGCTGTTTCTCGACGCGTCTACGACGTTCCCGGGAGGTGGTGCGTAG
- a CDS encoding Bug family tripartite tricarboxylate transporter substrate binding protein, whose amino-acid sequence MSGKTNRTTLAGETTRRRFLRVAGAGTAVSIAGCLQDDAPAAGDGEDWEPSETIRYIVPYDEGGGTDVYARGIHGSLTEAMDQDIQVDNVPGGGGLNGFGDLYGSNPDGHTIAGSATPLEVPPQMLEDPGFDQRELKGVANIGRSTWCLIVNEEYEGEVETFDDVREMHNSGEWDSIGIQEPGSPQDIMTLLAKYGEGYAEEYDWQWEERVQYTGTGPITEAVTSGEVPCGIGTDAGTEPDVAAGGVYPICTFFSEGTEVYPDIPSVTDEGYPDMDFIAGVTRGLYAPPDTPDGVIEKLTTRVETATEHEEYQNWSEETGNPVFYEGPEEANAAIDDAFEEMEELEVVELIEEHA is encoded by the coding sequence ATGTCCGGGAAAACAAACCGAACAACACTAGCAGGGGAAACGACTAGACGGCGATTCCTCCGGGTAGCTGGTGCGGGAACGGCCGTATCAATCGCCGGGTGTCTGCAGGACGACGCGCCCGCAGCGGGTGACGGCGAAGACTGGGAACCGTCGGAGACGATCCGGTACATCGTCCCGTACGACGAGGGTGGCGGTACCGACGTGTACGCTCGAGGGATTCACGGATCGCTCACGGAGGCGATGGACCAGGACATCCAAGTTGACAACGTACCGGGCGGAGGGGGGCTGAACGGGTTCGGAGACCTGTACGGATCGAATCCGGACGGTCACACGATCGCGGGGAGCGCGACGCCACTTGAGGTCCCACCGCAGATGCTCGAGGACCCGGGATTCGATCAACGAGAACTGAAGGGCGTCGCCAATATCGGACGGTCAACGTGGTGTCTCATCGTCAACGAGGAGTACGAAGGGGAGGTCGAAACGTTCGACGACGTGCGGGAGATGCACAACTCCGGCGAGTGGGATTCGATCGGTATCCAGGAGCCGGGAAGCCCGCAGGATATCATGACGCTGTTGGCGAAGTACGGCGAGGGATACGCCGAGGAGTACGACTGGCAGTGGGAAGAACGAGTACAGTATACCGGCACCGGACCGATCACCGAAGCGGTGACATCCGGGGAGGTCCCCTGTGGGATCGGAACCGACGCGGGGACGGAACCCGACGTCGCCGCGGGAGGAGTGTATCCGATCTGTACGTTCTTTAGCGAGGGAACCGAAGTGTATCCGGACATTCCGTCGGTAACTGACGAGGGATACCCGGATATGGACTTCATCGCTGGCGTAACGCGCGGACTGTACGCGCCGCCGGACACTCCCGACGGCGTTATCGAGAAATTAACCACGCGAGTCGAAACGGCAACCGAACACGAAGAGTATCAGAACTGGTCGGAGGAAACCGGGAACCCGGTCTTCTACGAGGGGCCGGAAGAGGCGAACGCGGCGATAGACGACGCGTTCGAAGAGATGGAGGAACTGGAAGTCGTCGAACTCATTGAAGAACACGCCTAG
- a CDS encoding universal stress protein, translated as MTIIAAIDRSDRAPAIIEEAKRLGEAFDEPVEVVHVLSRDEFVSLEQTNVSETGDTIPTQEVVEIAAEIAAEAIDRSDVEATPVGLLGDPADEIVDYAADEGASYLVVAGRKRSPVGKALFGSVVQSILLNASCPVVSLRVE; from the coding sequence ATGACGATCATTGCAGCGATCGATCGGTCCGATAGGGCGCCTGCGATCATCGAGGAAGCGAAACGATTAGGGGAGGCTTTCGACGAACCCGTTGAAGTCGTTCACGTCCTCTCCCGCGACGAATTCGTCTCGCTTGAGCAGACGAACGTCAGCGAGACGGGGGACACGATACCGACGCAGGAGGTCGTAGAGATCGCGGCGGAGATCGCAGCGGAGGCGATCGACCGGTCGGACGTCGAGGCGACGCCGGTCGGACTCCTGGGCGATCCCGCGGACGAGATCGTCGACTACGCTGCCGACGAAGGGGCGAGTTACCTCGTCGTCGCGGGGCGAAAGCGCTCGCCGGTCGGAAAGGCGCTGTTCGGAAGCGTCGTGCAATCGATTCTGCTCAACGCCTCCTGTCCCGTCGTCTCCCTCCGCGTCGAGTAG
- a CDS encoding enoyl-CoA hydratase/isomerase family protein codes for MGSYSDYESITVDVEDGVATIEFHRPEVHNALNNDVMLDLKRAFDEIQLDRDIDAVVITGEGDDAFSAGADISQYAGPADEHDPLQKDRQELFYEMYQKPFECHAPVIAKINGYCVGGGLIFAMYCDLRIAVEEAKFGVPTANIGQIPTGGSTWRAVELVGEAKAKELVYTAGMIDAAEAERIGLINRAVPRAELDRTVDDIVAGIRDTGRQAVKNSKRALNGATRAENIDEARDQEAEIWWEQFATEERRELVDEFNEER; via the coding sequence ATGGGCAGCTATAGCGACTACGAGAGTATTACAGTCGACGTCGAAGACGGGGTCGCCACGATCGAATTTCACCGGCCCGAAGTACACAACGCGCTCAACAACGACGTTATGTTGGATCTCAAGCGGGCGTTCGACGAGATTCAGTTAGACCGCGATATCGACGCGGTCGTCATCACCGGCGAGGGCGACGACGCGTTCTCCGCGGGTGCGGATATCTCGCAGTACGCCGGGCCGGCGGACGAGCACGATCCGCTCCAGAAGGATCGCCAGGAACTGTTCTACGAGATGTACCAGAAGCCGTTCGAGTGTCACGCGCCGGTCATCGCGAAGATCAACGGTTACTGCGTCGGCGGCGGCCTGATCTTCGCGATGTACTGCGACCTTCGAATCGCGGTCGAGGAGGCGAAGTTCGGCGTTCCGACCGCGAACATCGGTCAGATTCCGACCGGCGGTTCGACGTGGCGGGCCGTCGAGCTCGTCGGCGAGGCGAAGGCGAAAGAGCTCGTGTACACCGCGGGGATGATCGACGCGGCGGAAGCAGAACGGATCGGACTGATCAACCGCGCCGTTCCGAGAGCGGAACTGGACAGAACCGTCGACGACATCGTGGCCGGAATTCGAGACACCGGAAGGCAGGCGGTGAAAAACTCGAAACGGGCGCTCAACGGCGCGACCCGCGCCGAGAACATCGACGAAGCGCGGGACCAAGAGGCGGAGATCTGGTGGGAGCAGTTCGCCACCGAGGAGCGCCGCGAACTCGTCGACGAGTTCAACGAGGAACGATGA
- a CDS encoding CaiB/BaiF CoA transferase family protein, giving the protein MTGGPLSDVSVVEMTGHRAGPFCGALLADMGADVVKIERPGVGDPARSQGIGPDGKSGYFMANNRNKRSVTIDLKSDAGTEAARELIAGADVFVENFGYGVTDKLGIGYDDISERNPEIVYASIKGYGETGPKRKRPGLDLILQAEGGIMSVTGPEGGEPVKVGQAIGDLTTGMFAAIGILARLYERDCASEFTGKFDVGLFDTIVTLMNEYLTEYSMDGSVPGPQGVTHQTLVPYQRFETADGAIVTGVPSDDRWDDFVDLVGTEALREYSTNASRQENQERVTDLIQAALEEESTEYWIETLTAANFPCGPINDVAQVVEDEQTSARNLVVEHEDPDWGECLLPGHPINFPDHDETVRSPAPRLGEHTREVFDDVADDQTTLKQWTEDGAFGG; this is encoded by the coding sequence ATGACCGGGGGACCGCTGTCCGACGTTTCGGTCGTCGAGATGACCGGCCACCGAGCAGGTCCCTTCTGCGGTGCGCTCCTGGCGGACATGGGCGCCGACGTCGTGAAGATCGAACGTCCAGGCGTCGGCGATCCGGCGCGGTCTCAGGGGATCGGCCCCGACGGCAAGTCCGGCTACTTCATGGCCAACAATCGCAACAAGCGCTCGGTCACGATAGATCTCAAGTCCGACGCCGGCACGGAAGCGGCGCGCGAACTCATCGCCGGCGCGGACGTCTTTGTCGAGAACTTCGGGTACGGGGTGACCGACAAGCTCGGCATCGGTTACGACGATATCAGCGAGCGTAATCCCGAGATCGTGTATGCGAGCATCAAGGGATACGGCGAGACCGGGCCGAAACGAAAGCGTCCGGGGCTCGACCTGATCCTCCAAGCGGAGGGCGGGATCATGAGTGTCACCGGTCCGGAGGGCGGCGAACCGGTCAAGGTCGGCCAGGCGATCGGCGACCTCACTACTGGCATGTTCGCCGCGATTGGAATCCTCGCACGGCTGTACGAGCGCGACTGCGCGTCGGAGTTCACGGGGAAGTTCGACGTCGGCCTGTTCGACACCATCGTGACGCTGATGAACGAGTACCTCACCGAGTACTCGATGGACGGCTCCGTTCCGGGTCCGCAGGGCGTGACCCATCAGACGCTCGTTCCGTACCAGCGGTTCGAGACCGCAGACGGGGCGATCGTCACCGGCGTCCCGAGCGACGACCGCTGGGACGATTTCGTCGACCTCGTCGGAACCGAGGCGCTCCGCGAGTACTCGACGAACGCATCCCGCCAGGAAAACCAGGAGCGGGTTACGGATCTGATTCAGGCGGCCCTCGAGGAGGAATCGACCGAGTACTGGATCGAGACGCTGACCGCGGCGAACTTTCCCTGCGGACCGATCAACGACGTGGCGCAGGTCGTCGAGGACGAGCAGACGAGCGCTCGAAATCTCGTCGTGGAACACGAGGATCCGGACTGGGGCGAGTGTCTGCTGCCGGGGCACCCGATCAACTTCCCGGACCACGACGAGACCGTGCGCTCGCCGGCACCGCGGCTCGGCGAGCACACTCGAGAGGTGTTCGACGACGTCGCGGACGATCAGACGACCCTCAAGCAGTGGACCGAGGACGGCGCGTTCGGCGGCTAG
- a CDS encoding thiamine pyrophosphate-requiring protein — MLGSRVDSPQFGENTMDVNQAIASILKEEGVEYLFGFPSNPLFDTGAAEEVGIRTIITRQERTAVHMADAVGRLTSGEKVGAFACQHGPGTENSFGGVAQAYGESAPLVAIPAGYDEAKTDVDPKFNSLINYQQVSKSCEQLTNPDAVGETMRRAFGAARNGRPRPAVVEVPKDVFYTDLSEDFEYQTTSSNRTGPDPDDVDEIATVLLEAENPVIYAGQGVHYAEGWDELRSLAETLEAPVATSLNGKSAFPETHPLSLGAGSKSEPGQLAHFFREADLIFGIGCSFIETAYGVTVPDGPTIVHATLDPTDIDKDVEADHSLVGDAKLTLDALTRSIDERVGDSRGRYDEVTAEIESVKEEWLEEWRPKLTSDETPINPYRVINELTEVVDAEDAIITHDAGNPRDFLAPFWESTEPLSYIGWGKTTQLGYGLGLAMGAKLLHPDKHCINIMGDGAIGMTGLDFETAVREDLPILTIHLNNYEMASYDTPFSGDFADVGTALGGYGERVEDPDEVAPAIERALEQTESGTPALLEIITAKETELSRPDLE, encoded by the coding sequence GTGCTCGGGAGTAGAGTAGATAGTCCGCAATTCGGAGAGAATACTATGGACGTTAATCAAGCAATCGCGAGTATCCTGAAGGAGGAGGGAGTAGAGTATCTGTTCGGCTTTCCGAGCAATCCGCTCTTCGACACCGGAGCGGCCGAAGAGGTGGGAATTCGGACGATCATTACCAGACAGGAGCGGACCGCCGTCCACATGGCGGACGCGGTCGGCCGGCTGACTTCCGGTGAGAAGGTCGGCGCGTTCGCGTGCCAGCACGGGCCCGGGACGGAGAACTCGTTCGGCGGAGTCGCCCAGGCCTACGGCGAATCGGCGCCGCTCGTCGCGATTCCGGCCGGTTACGACGAGGCGAAGACCGACGTTGATCCGAAGTTCAACTCGCTAATCAACTATCAGCAGGTGAGCAAATCCTGCGAGCAACTGACGAATCCGGACGCAGTCGGCGAAACGATGCGCCGGGCCTTCGGCGCGGCGAGAAACGGCCGGCCGCGACCGGCCGTCGTCGAGGTCCCCAAGGACGTCTTCTACACCGACCTGTCTGAGGACTTCGAGTACCAGACGACGTCCTCGAACCGGACCGGCCCCGATCCAGACGACGTCGACGAGATCGCGACGGTTCTGCTCGAGGCCGAGAACCCGGTTATCTACGCCGGGCAGGGAGTTCACTACGCGGAGGGGTGGGACGAACTCCGGTCGCTGGCAGAGACGCTCGAAGCACCCGTCGCGACCAGTCTGAACGGGAAGAGCGCGTTTCCCGAGACCCATCCGCTGTCGCTCGGCGCCGGAAGTAAGAGCGAACCGGGACAGCTCGCCCACTTCTTCCGGGAGGCGGATCTCATCTTCGGTATCGGGTGTAGCTTCATCGAAACCGCCTACGGTGTGACTGTTCCCGACGGGCCGACGATCGTTCACGCGACGCTCGATCCGACGGACATCGACAAGGACGTCGAAGCCGACCACTCGCTCGTCGGCGACGCCAAGCTAACTCTCGACGCACTGACCCGGTCGATCGACGAGCGGGTCGGCGACTCCCGCGGTCGGTACGACGAGGTCACCGCCGAGATCGAATCCGTCAAGGAGGAGTGGCTGGAGGAGTGGCGTCCGAAGCTGACCTCCGACGAGACGCCGATCAACCCGTACCGCGTGATCAACGAACTCACCGAGGTCGTCGACGCCGAGGACGCGATCATCACTCACGACGCCGGCAATCCGCGGGACTTCCTGGCACCGTTCTGGGAGTCGACCGAGCCGCTGTCGTACATCGGCTGGGGGAAGACCACGCAGCTCGGGTACGGACTCGGCCTGGCGATGGGCGCCAAGCTCCTCCACCCGGACAAGCACTGTATCAACATCATGGGCGACGGTGCGATCGGGATGACCGGTCTTGACTTCGAGACGGCGGTCAGGGAGGACCTCCCGATCCTGACGATCCACCTGAACAACTACGAGATGGCCTCCTACGATACGCCGTTCTCAGGGGACTTCGCGGACGTCGGAACGGCGCTCGGCGGCTACGGCGAGCGGGTCGAGGATCCCGACGAGGTCGCACCGGCGATCGAGCGCGCCCTCGAGCAGACTGAGTCCGGAACGCCGGCGCTGCTCGAGATCATCACCGCGAAGGAGACCGAACTCTCGCGACCGGACCTCGAGTAA
- a CDS encoding CaiB/BaiF CoA transferase family protein has protein sequence MGSDASGAILEGITVVDLTTFVTGGFATLMLANQGAEVIKIERPEVGDDSRHSGPPFVDTSDYEGEGRSASQHGESPYFWTVNYDKRSVELDLKSKEGYEICRELIDEADVLVENFRPGTAERLGLGYEEVREDHPELVYCSISAFGESGPWSERPGYDLLIQGMSGMMSVTGPEDGDPAKVGLPQTDLITAMWSAFGIVTALYRRERTGESERVELGMLDASLPWLTKQAAKAFVGEEPARMGTKDPVLAPYQSYPTADGYLNVACGNQKLWRQLCEEIGREDLASDPRFESNADRVENMDTLEDELAETFTERPTEEWVERLADDAGLPVGPVYDVSEALNSEQVRARGAVDTLSHSAAGEIPILEHPLNFETAESGFDEAPPLLGEDTDALVAALGYSESEIEELREKGVLSG, from the coding sequence ATGGGATCCGATGCTAGCGGTGCGATCCTCGAAGGCATTACTGTAGTCGATCTCACGACCTTCGTCACCGGCGGGTTCGCGACGCTGATGCTCGCGAACCAAGGGGCGGAGGTAATCAAGATCGAACGTCCCGAGGTAGGAGACGACAGTCGCCACTCCGGGCCGCCGTTCGTCGACACTTCCGATTACGAAGGGGAGGGGCGATCGGCGTCGCAACACGGCGAATCACCCTACTTCTGGACGGTCAACTACGACAAGCGAAGCGTCGAGCTCGACCTCAAGTCGAAGGAGGGGTACGAGATCTGTCGGGAACTGATCGACGAAGCCGACGTCTTGGTCGAGAACTTCAGACCGGGAACGGCGGAACGGCTCGGACTCGGCTACGAGGAGGTACGCGAAGACCATCCCGAACTCGTCTACTGTTCTATCTCCGCATTCGGCGAGTCCGGTCCCTGGAGCGAGCGGCCCGGTTACGATCTGCTGATCCAGGGGATGAGCGGGATGATGAGCGTCACCGGTCCCGAGGACGGTGATCCAGCCAAGGTCGGACTCCCGCAGACCGACCTCATCACGGCGATGTGGTCGGCGTTCGGGATCGTTACCGCGCTCTACCGGCGCGAGCGAACCGGCGAGAGCGAACGCGTCGAACTCGGGATGCTCGACGCGTCGCTCCCGTGGCTGACGAAACAGGCAGCGAAGGCCTTCGTCGGAGAGGAGCCGGCCCGAATGGGGACGAAGGACCCCGTCCTCGCGCCCTACCAGAGCTATCCGACCGCCGACGGCTACCTGAACGTCGCCTGTGGGAACCAGAAGCTGTGGCGACAGCTCTGCGAGGAGATCGGTCGCGAAGACCTCGCCTCGGATCCGCGATTCGAGTCGAACGCCGACCGCGTCGAAAACATGGACACCCTCGAGGACGAACTCGCCGAAACGTTCACCGAGCGACCGACCGAGGAGTGGGTCGAACGCCTCGCCGACGACGCCGGCCTGCCGGTCGGTCCCGTCTATGACGTTAGCGAGGCGCTGAACAGCGAACAGGTACGAGCGCGAGGCGCGGTCGACACGCTCTCGCACTCCGCCGCCGGCGAAATTCCGATCCTCGAGCACCCGCTGAACTTCGAAACGGCCGAGAGCGGATTCGACGAGGCACCGCCGCTGCTCGGCGAGGATACCGACGCGCTCGTCGCGGCGTTAGGGTATTCGGAGTCGGAGATCGAGGAACTTCGCGAAAAGGGCGTGTTATCCGGGTAG
- a CDS encoding MFS transporter has translation MDENDRSITGFTMLAHGIFHTYELSIPIFIVIWLDVFEVSAFVLGVVVSIGYGLIGIGAIPSGLLSDTYGSRQLIVASVIGMGGGFFLLALAPTVFVLMIAIVVWGVAASVYHPAGLSLISRGAKNRGTVFAYHGVGGNIGTAFGPLLTALMLLFFDWRIVVVALTVPAIAVVAFGSMIEFDETAATAADGGTDGADSEDDSPMTLESIIDDSRLLFTTGFLLTFAAIMTYGVYYRGLLTFLPDMIGGLPQFGTYEILGQEAEPAQYVYTGILMIGILGQYAGGRITDRVRTECAFFSTMFALGVLAFVFIPSVGWGLAPFLLVCAALGFCLYATAPIYQVVIAEYAAADVHGLSYGYAYLGMFGFGAAGAALAGSLLTYANETVLLVTLGGLALLGAGIVLSLFTLYGANGN, from the coding sequence ATGGATGAGAACGATCGATCGATTACCGGATTTACGATGCTCGCACACGGTATCTTTCACACCTACGAGTTGAGCATCCCGATCTTCATCGTCATCTGGCTGGACGTCTTCGAGGTATCGGCGTTCGTTCTCGGCGTCGTCGTGAGTATCGGGTACGGACTCATCGGTATCGGCGCGATCCCGAGCGGGCTCCTCTCGGACACCTACGGCTCGCGCCAGCTGATCGTCGCGTCCGTGATCGGGATGGGCGGCGGGTTCTTCCTCCTCGCGCTCGCGCCCACCGTCTTCGTCCTGATGATCGCGATCGTCGTCTGGGGCGTCGCGGCGAGCGTCTATCATCCGGCCGGACTCTCGTTGATCAGCCGCGGAGCGAAGAACCGCGGAACGGTGTTCGCCTATCACGGCGTCGGCGGCAACATCGGGACCGCGTTCGGTCCCCTACTGACCGCGCTCATGCTCTTGTTTTTCGACTGGCGAATCGTCGTCGTCGCGCTCACCGTGCCGGCGATCGCCGTCGTTGCGTTCGGTTCCATGATCGAGTTCGACGAGACCGCCGCCACCGCGGCCGACGGTGGTACCGACGGCGCCGACAGCGAGGACGATTCGCCGATGACGCTCGAATCGATTATCGACGACTCGAGACTGCTCTTTACGACCGGCTTCCTCCTCACGTTCGCCGCGATCATGACCTACGGCGTCTACTACCGCGGCCTCCTGACTTTCCTGCCGGATATGATCGGCGGTCTACCGCAGTTCGGAACGTACGAAATACTCGGGCAGGAAGCCGAGCCGGCGCAGTACGTCTACACCGGTATCCTGATGATCGGCATTCTGGGTCAGTACGCGGGTGGGCGGATCACCGATCGTGTCCGGACGGAGTGCGCGTTCTTCTCGACGATGTTCGCGCTCGGCGTACTCGCGTTCGTGTTCATTCCCTCCGTCGGGTGGGGGCTCGCTCCGTTTCTGCTCGTCTGCGCCGCGCTGGGATTCTGCCTGTACGCGACCGCACCGATCTATCAGGTGGTAATCGCGGAGTACGCGGCCGCCGACGTACACGGGCTCTCTTACGGCTACGCGTACCTGGGCATGTTCGGCTTCGGGGCGGCCGGAGCGGCGCTCGCCGGCTCGCTGCTCACCTACGCGAACGAAACGGTCCTGCTCGTGACGCTCGGCGGACTCGCGCTCCTCGGTGCGGGAATCGTTCTGAGCCTCTTTACGTTATACGGTGCGAACGGTAACTAA
- a CDS encoding IclR family transcriptional regulator, producing MPSKPKSGARTTETSLEIMDALRELDGGSIDELSEHLELAPSTVHRHLVTLREHNYVVQTDGVYRIGLQFLTVGGYAQRKTTAYPMIKEKVDSLAAETGERVQFIVEEHGERVYLYTEVGKSAVETGAHIGRRGPLHTSAAGKAILANMPPDRVDEIIRTRGLHGVSENTITTRDELREECDRIRERGYAFNRQETTEGVHAVGAAVTDSADEVIGALSISGPAHRVKGDQLTSELPERVLSAVNELELYIEHSIQS from the coding sequence ATGCCAAGCAAACCCAAATCGGGTGCACGAACGACGGAAACGTCGTTGGAGATCATGGACGCGCTCCGCGAATTGGACGGCGGATCGATCGACGAACTATCCGAACACCTCGAACTCGCGCCAAGCACCGTCCACCGTCACCTCGTGACCCTCCGCGAACACAATTACGTGGTTCAGACGGACGGCGTCTACCGGATCGGGCTTCAGTTCCTGACCGTCGGCGGCTATGCCCAGCGAAAGACGACCGCCTACCCGATGATCAAGGAGAAGGTCGACTCCCTGGCGGCGGAAACGGGGGAACGCGTCCAGTTCATCGTGGAGGAACACGGCGAGCGCGTCTACCTCTACACGGAGGTCGGAAAGAGCGCGGTCGAGACCGGCGCTCACATCGGACGACGCGGCCCGCTCCACACGAGCGCCGCGGGGAAAGCGATCCTCGCGAACATGCCGCCGGACCGCGTCGACGAGATCATCAGGACCCGCGGACTGCACGGCGTCAGCGAGAACACCATCACGACGCGCGACGAACTCCGGGAGGAGTGTGATCGTATCCGCGAACGAGGTTACGCGTTCAACCGGCAGGAAACCACCGAGGGGGTTCACGCCGTCGGCGCGGCCGTTACCGACTCGGCGGACGAAGTGATCGGCGCGCTGAGCATCTCCGGACCCGCACACCGCGTAAAGGGCGATCAACTGACGAGCGAACTCCCCGAGCGCGTGCTCAGCGCCGTCAATGAACTCGAACTCTACATCGAACACTCGATCCAGTCGTAA